Proteins encoded within one genomic window of Equus przewalskii isolate Varuska chromosome 3, EquPr2, whole genome shotgun sequence:
- the LOC103567540 gene encoding LOW QUALITY PROTEIN: alcohol dehydrogenase 1-like (The sequence of the model RefSeq protein was modified relative to this genomic sequence to represent the inferred CDS: substituted 1 base at 1 genomic stop codon), whose amino-acid sequence MDTLGKTITCWAAIAWERNSPLSIEEVQLEPPKAGEVRIKMTSSGICGSDNHILKGSLPGNFPLIPGHEGAGIVESIGGGVSSVKPGDKVLTLVVPQCRECNSCLAPKGNFCEKQDILPSSGLMLDGTSRFTCKGQKIYQAFRTGTFTEYTVVPEIAVAKIDDAAPMDKVCLLSCGMPTGYGAAVHSAKVRELSVCHPGSTCVVFELGGIGSAIVMACKASGASRIIGVDINEGKFPRARALGVTDCLNPRKLKEPVQQVVVEMTGFGVDFAFEAIGLVETMVYCCLESCHLSYGVCQIIGLAPSNSQLSLEALMVVSGRTLKSVCLGGYKTRDCIPQLVTDXLQNKINIDPLITHQLPFDQLHKAFKLYHAGKR is encoded by the exons ATGGACACTTTGGGTAAA ACAATCACATGCTGGGCAGCCATTGCCTGGGAAAGAAATTCTCCTCTTTCCATTGAAGAAGTGCAGCTTGAGCCACCAAAGGCTGGGGAAGTTCGTATTAAG ATGACATCTTCAGGGATATGTGGTTCTGATAATCACATACTGAAAGGATCACTCCCGGGGAACTTTCCTTTAATCCCAGGCCATGAAGGAGCTGGAATTGTGGAGAGTATTGGTGGAGGAGTAAGCTCAGTGAAACCAG GAGACAAAGTCCTCACACTCGTTGTTCCACAGTGTAGAGAATGCAATTCCTGCTTGGCCCCCAAGGGAAACTTCTGTGAGAAGCAAGA CATTCTACCTTCTTCTGGATTGATGCTGGATGGGACTAGCAGATTTACCTGCAAAGGACAAAAGATTTATCAAGCTTTCCGCACAGGCACGTTCACTGAATACACTGTTGTGCCTGAGATTGCAGTGGCCAAAATCGATGACGCTGCTCCGATGGATAAAGTTTGTCTCCTAAGCTGTGGGATGCCTACAGGCTATGGGGCTGCTGTTCACTCGGCCAAGGTGAGAGAGCTGTCTGTGT GTCACCCCGGCTCCACCTGTGTGGTCTTTGAACTTGGAGGAATCGGCTCGGCCATCgtcatggcctgcaaagcctctGGTGCCTCTAGGATCATCGGGGTTGACATCAATGAGGGGAAATTTCCCCGGGCAAGAGCGCTGGGCGTCACTGACTGTCTCAACCCTCGGAAGCTCAAGGAGCCCGTCCAGCAGGTGGTGGTGGAAATGACGGGCTTTGGTGTCGACTTTGCTTTTGAGGCCATCGGACTCGTTGAGACCATGGTGT attGCTGCTTGGAATCCTGCCACCTGAGCTACGGTGTCTGTCAGATCATTGGGTTGGCTCCATCCAATTCACAGCTTTCTCTTGAAGCACTGATGGTTGTCTCTGGGCGGACACTGAAGAGCGTGTGTTTGGGAG GTTATAAAACCAGAGACTGTATTCCCCAACTAGTGACTGATTAgctgcaaaataaaattaacatagaTCCATTAATAACACATCAGCTGCCTTTTGACCAGCTCCACAAAGCTTTCAAGTTGTACCATGCTGGAAAAAGATGA